In Sphingobium sp. Cam5-1, the following proteins share a genomic window:
- a CDS encoding FGGY-family carbohydrate kinase translates to MREDELSRGFAIIVDIGKTLSKVSLWSRNGQILDRQVRPNEVRIEDGIRRLDTAGIAEWLTESLSRYASSPVQVIVPVAHGAGVAALVGDELAFTPLDYEQPIPDEIMDAYRRERDAFAITGSPALPDGLNIGSQLYWLDRLYPAEMAAATLLPWAQYWGWFLSGIAATEVTSLGCHSDLWTPDQARFSPLAERLGWAARFAPLVKAADSLGTIRPELAERTGLSPNIRVLAGLHDSNAALLAARGFDEIAQGDSTILSTGTWFIAMRLPKEALATSSLAEGRDCLVNVDAYGCAVPSARFMGGREIETVIEFDTRRVDIKPDQPALLAAVSEVVQSGAMLLPTLAQGFGPYPTGSGNWIARPEDWYQRRAAVCLYAALVADTMLDLIGSRDRLLVEGRFADAEVFVRALASLRPEMQVYTANAHNDVSFGALRLIDPSLKPQGSLSLVKPLDQDISSYRSSWLTGIGEMAS, encoded by the coding sequence ATGCGGGAGGACGAACTGAGCCGCGGCTTCGCCATCATCGTCGATATCGGCAAAACGCTGAGCAAAGTGTCCCTTTGGTCTCGTAACGGCCAGATTCTGGACCGCCAGGTCCGCCCGAACGAGGTGCGGATCGAGGACGGGATTCGCCGCCTCGACACTGCAGGCATCGCCGAATGGCTCACAGAATCACTGTCGCGCTATGCGTCGAGTCCCGTGCAAGTCATCGTCCCGGTCGCGCATGGCGCAGGCGTGGCTGCGCTTGTGGGCGATGAACTTGCCTTCACGCCGCTCGATTATGAGCAGCCTATTCCAGACGAGATTATGGACGCCTATCGCAGGGAGCGCGATGCCTTTGCGATCACCGGTTCGCCCGCCCTGCCCGACGGCCTTAATATCGGGTCACAACTTTATTGGCTCGATCGCCTCTACCCTGCCGAGATGGCGGCGGCGACGCTGCTGCCCTGGGCGCAATATTGGGGCTGGTTCCTGTCGGGGATCGCAGCGACAGAAGTGACTAGCCTTGGCTGTCACAGCGACCTCTGGACGCCCGATCAGGCTCGCTTTTCACCGCTGGCCGAACGGCTCGGTTGGGCAGCGCGCTTTGCGCCGCTGGTAAAAGCGGCGGACAGCCTGGGCACTATCCGGCCCGAGCTGGCGGAGCGCACCGGCCTTTCTCCCAATATCCGCGTTCTTGCCGGGCTGCACGATTCCAACGCGGCGCTGCTTGCTGCGCGCGGATTTGACGAGATCGCACAGGGCGATTCGACGATCCTGTCGACCGGCACCTGGTTCATCGCGATGCGCCTGCCGAAAGAAGCTTTGGCGACCAGCAGTCTTGCCGAAGGGCGCGATTGCCTGGTGAACGTCGACGCCTATGGATGCGCCGTGCCATCGGCCCGCTTCATGGGTGGCCGTGAAATCGAGACGGTGATCGAATTTGACACGCGCCGCGTCGATATCAAACCCGATCAACCAGCCTTGCTGGCCGCTGTGTCCGAGGTCGTACAATCGGGTGCGATGCTGCTGCCGACGTTGGCGCAGGGCTTTGGCCCCTACCCCACCGGCAGCGGCAACTGGATCGCGCGGCCGGAAGATTGGTATCAGCGGCGCGCAGCAGTCTGCCTATATGCCGCATTGGTGGCCGACACGATGCTGGACCTGATCGGCTCACGCGATCGACTGTTGGTCGAGGGACGCTTTGCCGACGCGGAGGTGTTCGTCCGGGCTCTGGCTTCGCTGCGGCCCGAAATGCAGGTCTATACGGCCAACGCCCATAATGACGTGTCCTTCGGTGCGCTGCGCCTGATCGATCCGAGCCTGAAGCCGCAGGGATCGCTCAGCCTAGTCAAACCGCTGGATCAGGATATTTCCTCTTACCGTTCCAGTTGGTTGACTGGGATTGGTGAGATGGCTTCTTAA
- a CDS encoding enoyl-CoA hydratase/isomerase family protein, with the protein MTDNGEVLRSQENGVLRLILNRPEAANALTDSMRHTLVSALELATDDRDVRAVIIAANGKHFCTGADVGNIAAQPHAGQAMRRVMCGAQQVIKAIQDCSKPVVAAVQGTAAGLGAHIAFASDLTVASEDAKFIEVFVRRGITVDAGGAWLLPRLVGMQKAKEMIYLGDSISGIDAAALGLVNRVVPGDELDVAVTKLAERLAAGPTLAIAMAKRQLNVAFESDRATALLAEAMAQDICTRSEDAAEGIASFREKRAPQFKGY; encoded by the coding sequence ATGACCGACAATGGCGAGGTGCTGAGATCGCAGGAAAATGGCGTCCTGCGCTTGATCCTCAATCGCCCCGAGGCAGCCAATGCGCTAACGGACAGTATGCGCCATACGCTGGTTTCAGCACTGGAATTGGCTACGGACGACCGTGACGTCCGTGCAGTCATCATAGCGGCCAACGGGAAGCACTTTTGTACAGGCGCCGATGTCGGCAATATTGCCGCGCAACCGCATGCGGGCCAAGCGATGCGGCGTGTAATGTGCGGCGCGCAGCAAGTCATCAAAGCGATCCAGGATTGCTCAAAGCCCGTAGTCGCCGCCGTCCAGGGAACCGCGGCAGGACTTGGCGCCCACATCGCCTTTGCCTCGGATCTAACCGTGGCAAGCGAAGACGCAAAGTTCATAGAAGTTTTTGTGCGCCGGGGCATCACCGTTGACGCTGGGGGAGCATGGCTTTTGCCGCGATTGGTCGGCATGCAGAAAGCCAAGGAGATGATCTATCTTGGCGACAGCATCAGCGGAATCGATGCGGCCGCCCTCGGCCTCGTAAACCGGGTGGTGCCAGGCGACGAACTCGATGTCGCGGTCACCAAACTAGCCGAGCGGCTCGCTGCCGGGCCGACGCTCGCGATCGCCATGGCGAAGCGCCAGCTCAACGTCGCCTTCGAAAGCGACCGCGCAACTGCCTTACTGGCTGAAGCCATGGCGCAGGACATCTGCACCCGTTCGGAAGATGCCGCTGAAGGCATCGCATCGTTCCGCGAGAAGCGCGCCCCTCAGTTCAAGGGCTATTGA
- a CDS encoding bifunctional rhamnulose-1-phosphate aldolase/short-chain dehydrogenase yields the protein MNMQNPVSSAAIPFAVPSSRWDDGVAATLSPAELLLYRSNLLGSDLTVTNFGGGNTSAKIVETDPLTGAQTEVLWVKGSGGDIGSMKLDGFSTLYQEKLLGLEKHYGGPDDDDKMVGYLPYCTFNLNPRAASIDTPLHSLLPFAHVDHVHPDAIIALAASSGGEAATKEIWGGKIGWLPWKRPGYTLGVQLRDYVKANPGVEGVMLAGHGIICWADSAKSCYEHTVELIADAANYLNAKLAQKPAFGGQIVAPNADRAAIAADLMPRLRGLMTGARTKVGHYSDDAEALEFVGSAEFLRLAALGTSCPDHFLRTKIAPLPLDPAKLQDDAYLADQIAAYRDMYAAYYERCKRSSSPAMRDANPIVVLVPGVGRITFAGDKTTARLAGEFYGNAINVMRGAEAIGEYIALDEQEAFDIEYWLLEEAKLQRMPKPKPLVGKIALVTGGAGGIGAATAARLLADGACVMLADRAADAIEEVRAGFAKQFGKDVIRAAVCDVTDEAQVQAAFDDCAREFGGLDILVANAGIASSAPIEETTVALWRKNYDVLAEGYFLTARAAFPLMKRMKEQGGASIVFIGSKNGVAAATNASAYASAKAAANHLARCLALEGAPFGIRVNTVNPDAVIKGSKIWDGDWRKERAGAHGIDSGKELEEHYRQRSMLKRDVLPSDIAEAVYFLAGDMSAKSTGNMINVDAGNAQAFTR from the coding sequence ATGAACATGCAAAATCCAGTCTCGTCGGCGGCCATCCCCTTTGCCGTCCCCTCCAGCCGCTGGGATGACGGCGTCGCCGCGACTCTCAGCCCTGCCGAATTGCTCCTTTATCGGTCGAACCTGCTCGGTTCGGACCTGACGGTGACCAATTTCGGCGGCGGCAACACCTCCGCCAAGATCGTGGAGACCGATCCTCTGACCGGCGCGCAGACCGAGGTGCTGTGGGTCAAGGGTTCTGGCGGTGACATCGGCTCGATGAAGCTGGATGGCTTTTCAACGCTCTATCAGGAAAAGCTGCTAGGCCTTGAGAAGCATTATGGAGGCCCGGACGACGACGACAAGATGGTCGGCTACCTGCCTTACTGCACGTTCAACCTGAACCCCCGCGCCGCCTCGATCGACACCCCGCTCCATTCGCTACTTCCTTTTGCACATGTCGATCACGTCCACCCCGACGCCATCATCGCGCTTGCCGCTTCTTCCGGTGGCGAAGCCGCGACCAAGGAAATCTGGGGCGGCAAGATCGGCTGGCTGCCGTGGAAGCGCCCCGGCTACACGCTGGGCGTGCAGCTGCGCGACTATGTAAAGGCTAATCCGGGCGTCGAAGGCGTAATGCTCGCGGGTCACGGCATCATCTGCTGGGCCGACAGCGCCAAGTCCTGCTACGAACATACGGTCGAGCTGATCGCGGACGCAGCCAATTATCTGAACGCCAAGCTGGCGCAAAAGCCTGCCTTTGGTGGTCAGATCGTGGCTCCCAATGCCGATCGTGCGGCGATCGCTGCCGACCTGATGCCCCGCCTGCGCGGCCTGATGACCGGCGCGCGCACCAAGGTCGGCCATTATTCGGACGACGCCGAAGCGCTGGAATTTGTGGGTTCGGCAGAATTCCTGCGCCTCGCTGCGCTGGGCACGTCATGCCCCGACCATTTCCTGCGCACCAAGATCGCGCCGCTGCCGCTCGATCCCGCGAAGTTGCAGGACGACGCCTATCTGGCCGATCAGATCGCGGCCTATCGCGACATGTATGCGGCCTATTATGAGCGGTGCAAGCGGTCCAGCTCGCCCGCGATGCGCGATGCCAACCCCATCGTCGTGCTGGTGCCGGGCGTCGGCCGCATCACCTTCGCCGGTGACAAGACCACCGCGCGTCTGGCTGGTGAGTTCTACGGCAACGCGATCAACGTCATGCGCGGCGCCGAAGCGATCGGCGAATATATCGCGCTCGACGAGCAGGAAGCGTTCGACATCGAATATTGGCTGCTGGAAGAAGCAAAGCTCCAGCGCATGCCCAAGCCCAAGCCGCTGGTCGGCAAGATCGCCCTGGTGACCGGTGGAGCGGGCGGCATCGGTGCCGCGACCGCCGCGCGTCTGCTGGCGGACGGCGCTTGCGTCATGCTGGCCGACCGTGCCGCCGACGCGATCGAGGAAGTGCGCGCTGGTTTCGCCAAGCAGTTTGGCAAGGATGTGATCCGCGCCGCCGTGTGCGATGTCACCGATGAAGCGCAGGTCCAGGCCGCGTTCGACGATTGCGCCCGTGAGTTCGGCGGTCTCGACATTCTGGTCGCCAATGCGGGTATCGCGTCGTCGGCACCGATCGAGGAAACGACTGTCGCCCTGTGGCGCAAAAATTACGACGTGCTGGCTGAGGGCTATTTCCTCACCGCCCGTGCCGCCTTCCCGCTGATGAAGCGGATGAAGGAGCAGGGGGGCGCGTCGATCGTGTTCATCGGTTCGAAGAATGGCGTCGCCGCCGCGACCAACGCGTCGGCCTATGCCTCGGCCAAGGCTGCCGCCAACCATCTGGCCCGCTGTCTGGCGCTGGAGGGCGCGCCCTTCGGCATCCGCGTCAACACGGTGAACCCGGACGCTGTCATCAAGGGCAGCAAAATCTGGGACGGCGACTGGCGCAAGGAACGCGCCGGTGCGCACGGCATTGACTCAGGCAAGGAGCTGGAAGAGCATTACCGCCAGCGTTCGATGCTGAAGCGCGACGTGCTGCCGTCCGACATCGCCGAAGCGGTCTACTTCCTCGCTGGCGACATGTCGGCCAAGTCGACCGGCAACATGATCAATGTCGATGCGGGCAACGCCCAGGCGTTCACGCGCTGA
- a CDS encoding MaoC family dehydratase: MIGVFDSFDSICALIGKPLGPGEWVEIDQDRINSFADVTGDHQWIHVDEARAKHGPFGTTIAHGLLTLSLLPALNTGVFRFEGFKMGVNYGYGKVRFPSPVPVGSRIRLSPKILSCQMIQGNVVETILECTVEREGSEKPACVAEMIFRHYPK, encoded by the coding sequence ATGATTGGAGTTTTCGACAGTTTCGACAGCATTTGCGCCCTCATCGGAAAACCGCTGGGGCCAGGCGAATGGGTCGAGATTGATCAGGACCGCATTAACTCCTTTGCCGATGTGACCGGCGATCATCAGTGGATTCACGTAGACGAGGCCCGCGCCAAGCACGGCCCCTTCGGCACAACGATAGCGCATGGTTTGCTGACCTTGTCACTCCTCCCGGCACTGAACACGGGGGTGTTCCGCTTTGAGGGATTCAAAATGGGGGTCAATTACGGGTATGGGAAGGTTCGCTTTCCGTCGCCTGTTCCCGTCGGGTCGCGTATTAGGCTGTCGCCGAAAATATTGTCGTGCCAGATGATTCAGGGAAATGTCGTTGAAACCATTCTCGAATGCACGGTGGAACGCGAAGGCTCCGAAAAACCTGCTTGCGTCGCTGAGATGATCTTTCGCCACTACCCGAAGTGA
- the rhaI gene encoding L-rhamnose catabolism isomerase, which produces MTNLPISAELIAEANARDTQALEEDYAALGRKLSRTGIDIEAIKDRVAGFSVAVPSWGAGRGGTRFAKFPIAGEPTNIHEKLEDCAVINQLSRVTPRVSPHFPWDKVSDYKGLREEAQSLGLGFDAVNSNTFQDQVGQAQTYATGSLSSTVEATRQQAVEHNIECIEIGRQLGSTDLTVWVGDGTNFPGQQDFARSLDRYLEAAAQVYAALPGDWRMLLEHKMFEPAFYSTVISDWGSSILAAQELGPKAKCLVDLGHHAPNVNIEQIVARLHRFGKLGGFHFNDSKYGDDDLDSGSINPHQLYLVFNELVEAELHPRDGFNPSYMIDQSHNVTDPIESMLSSAETITACYAKALLVDRDALHAAQEGNDTMMAFQALRRAYNVDVAPIIAKARLEAGGAIDVLATYRASLWRERKAQERKPVGLGAGIV; this is translated from the coding sequence ATGACCAATCTGCCCATTTCCGCCGAACTGATCGCGGAAGCCAATGCTCGCGACACGCAAGCACTGGAAGAAGATTATGCCGCGCTCGGCCGTAAGCTGTCGCGCACCGGCATCGACATCGAAGCGATCAAGGACCGCGTGGCGGGCTTTTCCGTCGCGGTGCCCAGCTGGGGCGCGGGACGGGGCGGCACCCGCTTCGCCAAGTTTCCGATCGCGGGCGAGCCAACCAACATCCATGAGAAGCTGGAAGATTGCGCCGTCATCAACCAGCTGAGCCGTGTCACGCCGCGTGTCTCGCCACATTTCCCTTGGGACAAGGTGAGCGATTATAAGGGTCTGCGCGAAGAAGCTCAGAGCCTTGGTTTGGGTTTTGATGCCGTCAATTCCAACACCTTCCAGGATCAGGTTGGACAGGCGCAGACCTACGCCACGGGATCACTGTCCTCGACCGTGGAAGCGACGCGTCAGCAGGCCGTCGAGCATAATATCGAGTGCATTGAGATCGGCCGCCAGCTGGGTTCGACCGACCTGACCGTCTGGGTTGGCGACGGCACCAACTTCCCGGGCCAGCAGGACTTCGCCCGCAGCCTGGACCGCTATCTGGAAGCGGCGGCACAGGTCTATGCGGCACTGCCCGGCGATTGGCGGATGCTGCTGGAACATAAGATGTTCGAGCCGGCCTTTTATTCGACTGTCATTTCGGATTGGGGTTCGTCGATCCTGGCCGCGCAGGAACTGGGTCCAAAGGCCAAGTGCCTTGTTGACCTTGGCCACCATGCGCCCAACGTCAATATCGAGCAGATCGTGGCGCGCCTGCATCGCTTCGGGAAGCTCGGCGGTTTCCACTTCAACGACAGCAAATATGGCGACGACGACCTGGACAGCGGTTCGATCAACCCGCACCAGCTGTATCTGGTCTTCAACGAACTGGTCGAGGCGGAACTGCACCCGCGCGACGGGTTCAACCCCAGCTACATGATCGACCAGTCGCACAATGTGACCGACCCGATCGAATCCATGCTGTCGTCTGCCGAGACGATCACGGCTTGCTACGCCAAGGCGTTGCTGGTCGATCGCGACGCGCTCCACGCCGCGCAGGAAGGCAATGACACGATGATGGCGTTCCAGGCGCTGCGCCGTGCTTACAATGTCGACGTGGCACCGATCATCGCCAAGGCCCGGCTGGAAGCTGGCGGCGCGATTGATGTGCTCGCAACCTACCGCGCCAGCCTATGGCGCGAGCGCAAGGCGCAGGAGCGCAAGCCCGTCGGCTTGGGCGCAGGGATTGTCTGA
- a CDS encoding isocitrate lyase/PEP mutase family protein: protein MEQPQLIAVPVIFDAMSARVAFEAGFDVLSIGSLAVSASKYALPDTGFMSLDDMADCVRNVRYAVPESTIIADAEAGFGNAVHVVRTVRVLEAAGANAFHIEDQLFGKHVTHQPRIESAEVTADKIAAAVGARSSSECVVIGRTDTQWATPLDDDQGYGVDEVIRRSNLFVEAGADMILLPLTPLEQMATIVVEINAPVMT, encoded by the coding sequence TTGGAGCAGCCGCAGCTTATTGCGGTTCCGGTGATTTTCGACGCAATGAGTGCCCGTGTGGCCTTTGAGGCGGGTTTCGACGTGCTAAGCATTGGCAGCCTTGCCGTGTCAGCGAGCAAATATGCCTTGCCCGACACCGGGTTCATGTCCCTCGACGATATGGCTGACTGCGTTCGCAATGTCCGTTACGCAGTCCCGGAATCGACGATCATCGCCGACGCTGAAGCTGGGTTCGGAAATGCCGTTCATGTCGTGCGTACCGTCCGGGTGCTAGAGGCAGCAGGCGCGAATGCCTTTCACATCGAAGACCAGTTGTTCGGCAAGCACGTAACGCATCAGCCCCGGATCGAGAGCGCTGAAGTTACCGCCGATAAGATCGCTGCTGCGGTTGGCGCGCGTTCAAGCAGCGAGTGTGTTGTGATTGGAAGAACCGACACGCAATGGGCGACGCCGCTCGACGATGACCAAGGCTATGGGGTCGATGAAGTTATTCGTCGAAGCAATCTGTTTGTTGAGGCGGGCGCGGACATGATTTTGCTGCCCCTCACCCCGCTGGAGCAGATGGCCACGATAGTGGTCGAGATCAACGCACCTGTCATGACATAG
- a CDS encoding acyclic terpene utilization AtuA family protein, which yields MKIVRIGAGAGFSGDRIDPAVELAEKGDIEYLVFECLAERTIALAQQARRLDPEGGFDPLLDQRFEAVLQTCVRRGIKIITNMGAANPKAAAARVAEIARSRQLYGLKIAAVTGDDVLEELRRHDATLLDSRDRASSLGDAIFSANAYTGAGPIVDALAKGADIVITGRVADPALFLGPMIYEFGWAMDDWEKLGRGTAIGHLLECGGQVSGGYFADPGKKEVADLARLGFPIAEVNEQGDAVITKVPGSGGRVGVDTCTEQLLYEVHDPKKYLQPDVTADFSHIELNDVGPDRVAVTGAGGTQRPDMLKTSIGYLDGYIGEGQISYAGPNALARGRLALQILEERFRLRKIDATETRFELIGVDSILSGRGTEILEPKEVRVRAVGRTRTLAEAERIGREVEGLYTAGPAAGGGAQRYVREVMAIKSALVPRDWVRPAIAIEVS from the coding sequence ATGAAAATCGTTCGCATCGGCGCTGGAGCCGGCTTCTCTGGAGACCGCATCGACCCGGCGGTAGAACTGGCCGAAAAAGGCGACATTGAATATCTGGTCTTCGAATGTCTGGCCGAGCGTACCATTGCACTGGCGCAGCAGGCGCGGCGGCTTGACCCTGAAGGCGGCTTCGACCCGCTGCTGGATCAGCGGTTCGAGGCAGTGCTGCAGACGTGCGTCAGGCGCGGCATCAAGATAATCACGAACATGGGTGCAGCTAATCCCAAGGCCGCTGCTGCAAGGGTCGCGGAGATTGCGCGCTCCCGCCAGCTCTACGGACTGAAGATCGCGGCAGTGACCGGCGATGACGTGCTTGAAGAATTGCGCCGCCACGATGCAACGCTGCTGGATAGTAGGGATCGGGCATCGTCGCTCGGCGACGCTATCTTCTCGGCAAATGCCTATACAGGCGCTGGTCCTATCGTTGATGCGCTGGCCAAGGGCGCGGATATCGTGATCACTGGCCGGGTTGCCGATCCCGCCCTATTCCTTGGGCCAATGATCTACGAATTCGGCTGGGCCATGGACGACTGGGAAAAGCTCGGCCGCGGCACGGCGATCGGCCATTTGCTGGAGTGCGGCGGTCAGGTGAGCGGCGGCTATTTTGCCGATCCGGGCAAAAAGGAAGTGGCCGATCTTGCGCGGCTGGGCTTTCCGATCGCCGAGGTCAATGAACAGGGCGACGCCGTGATCACCAAGGTGCCGGGCTCGGGCGGGCGCGTCGGTGTAGACACCTGTACCGAACAACTTCTGTACGAGGTGCATGATCCGAAGAAATATCTTCAGCCCGATGTCACGGCCGACTTTTCGCATATAGAACTGAACGATGTAGGTCCTGATCGCGTGGCGGTGACCGGCGCGGGAGGGACCCAGCGGCCAGATATGCTGAAGACCTCTATTGGTTATCTGGACGGCTATATCGGGGAAGGGCAGATATCCTATGCTGGGCCGAATGCCCTTGCGCGCGGCCGCCTGGCGCTGCAAATTCTGGAAGAGCGCTTCCGTCTCAGGAAGATCGATGCCACCGAAACGCGGTTTGAGCTGATCGGCGTCGATTCCATCCTCTCCGGCCGCGGGACAGAGATTCTCGAGCCCAAGGAAGTGCGCGTCCGCGCCGTCGGCCGCACGCGCACGCTTGCGGAAGCGGAAAGGATCGGACGGGAAGTCGAGGGGCTCTACACAGCGGGACCCGCAGCCGGTGGTGGCGCGCAACGGTATGTGCGAGAGGTCATGGCGATCAAGTCTGCCCTCGTGCCGCGTGACTGGGTGCGGCCCGCAATTGCGATCGAGGTAAGTTGA
- a CDS encoding helix-turn-helix transcriptional regulator, whose product MKSFRFDPSPWQHAIQGIIDALGEEDFAERLLASLKEIIGADGVAMFELTPANAKPLFSAGIDASDLRILHNDISSVAQHRARASAAEEDAGILPAEADPFELRFQDTEGHGVIWCSRGSDEIHAMALVRRFESGRFDDLAIAQLTEVAQVLIKVCTKQIYLCRRMPDLAVHFGSQESIDQTLRVCGWGLTARERQVAVGIIRGVSALGISLELGLSEDTVSTYRKRTYRRLGIGSRHELFRKYLEALPMVA is encoded by the coding sequence TTGAAATCGTTTCGGTTTGATCCTTCACCTTGGCAGCATGCGATTCAGGGCATAATCGATGCCCTGGGCGAAGAGGACTTCGCGGAGCGTCTGCTCGCCTCGCTGAAAGAGATCATCGGCGCGGACGGAGTCGCGATGTTTGAATTGACTCCGGCTAACGCGAAGCCGCTTTTTTCGGCCGGTATCGATGCATCCGACCTTCGAATCTTACATAACGACATCAGCTCGGTGGCTCAGCATCGCGCGCGCGCTTCGGCCGCCGAAGAGGACGCAGGAATACTCCCCGCTGAAGCTGATCCGTTCGAGTTGCGCTTTCAGGATACCGAGGGCCACGGCGTCATATGGTGCAGCCGTGGCTCTGACGAAATCCACGCTATGGCACTTGTCCGCCGTTTCGAATCCGGAAGATTTGATGATCTAGCGATCGCTCAGTTAACCGAGGTCGCGCAGGTTCTGATCAAGGTTTGCACCAAGCAGATATATCTGTGCCGACGGATGCCCGACCTTGCCGTTCATTTTGGCTCGCAAGAAAGCATCGACCAAACGTTAAGGGTTTGCGGCTGGGGTTTGACGGCGCGTGAGCGGCAGGTCGCGGTCGGCATCATTCGCGGCGTATCGGCGTTGGGCATATCGCTTGAGCTCGGACTCAGCGAGGACACCGTATCCACTTACCGCAAGCGGACCTACCGACGGCTGGGTATCGGAAGCCGTCACGAACTTTTCCGCAAATATCTCGAAGCCTTGCCCATGGTGGCTTGA
- the lldD gene encoding FMN-dependent L-lactate dehydrogenase LldD: protein MPIASVTDFREAARRRLPRFLFEYIDGGSYAEVTLRKNVSELSDIALRQRVLCDVSELDLSTNLFGQKLALPVALAPIGLAGLNARRGECQALKAAEGAGVPFTLSTVGACSLDEVARAASRPFWFQLYMIRDRAFMKDLLAQAAAANCSALVFTVDMPVPGSRYRDYHSGLAGADGLKGAIWRAAQAATKPRWAWDVGVRGRPHTLGNVAPVLKGKTGIEDFFAWMRNNFDPSINWRDLDFIRSEWKGPLIIKGLLDPEDAREAAALGADGIIVSNHGGRQLDGVLSTARALPPIAKAVGDKLTVLADGGVRSGLDVVRMLALGAKGVLLGRAWAYALAAQGEAGVTKMLQLIEAEMRVAMALTGCSNIADIDQSILAGRDVK, encoded by the coding sequence ATGCCGATAGCCAGCGTTACCGATTTCCGCGAGGCCGCCCGCCGCCGCCTGCCCCGATTCCTGTTCGAATATATTGATGGCGGTTCCTACGCCGAAGTGACGCTGCGCAAGAATGTGAGCGAGCTGAGCGATATCGCGCTTCGCCAGCGGGTGTTGTGCGATGTGTCTGAACTCGATCTTTCGACCAACCTGTTTGGGCAAAAGCTGGCGCTGCCGGTGGCGCTCGCGCCGATCGGGCTGGCGGGGCTGAATGCACGGCGCGGCGAATGCCAGGCGCTGAAGGCGGCCGAAGGCGCTGGCGTCCCGTTCACCCTGTCAACCGTAGGCGCCTGTTCGCTGGACGAAGTCGCACGCGCAGCATCGCGTCCTTTCTGGTTCCAGCTGTACATGATCCGGGACCGGGCCTTTATGAAGGACCTGCTGGCCCAGGCAGCGGCGGCCAACTGTTCGGCGCTCGTCTTCACTGTCGATATGCCGGTGCCGGGCAGCCGCTATCGCGATTATCATAGCGGGCTTGCTGGGGCGGACGGCCTTAAGGGCGCGATCTGGCGTGCGGCTCAGGCCGCCACGAAGCCCCGCTGGGCATGGGATGTGGGCGTTCGCGGCCGCCCCCATACGCTGGGCAATGTCGCTCCCGTGCTCAAGGGCAAGACCGGGATTGAGGATTTCTTCGCCTGGATGCGCAATAATTTCGATCCGTCGATCAATTGGCGCGATCTGGATTTCATCCGATCCGAATGGAAGGGGCCGTTGATCATCAAAGGCCTGCTCGATCCCGAGGACGCGCGGGAGGCCGCTGCGCTGGGCGCGGACGGCATCATCGTGTCCAACCATGGCGGGCGACAACTGGACGGCGTGCTGTCCACGGCCCGCGCCCTGCCCCCGATTGCCAAGGCGGTTGGCGACAAGCTGACCGTGCTGGCCGATGGCGGCGTCCGATCGGGTCTGGACGTGGTCCGCATGCTGGCACTGGGTGCCAAGGGCGTGCTGCTCGGGCGAGCCTGGGCCTATGCGCTGGCGGCGCAGGGAGAAGCGGGCGTTACGAAGATGTTGCAATTAATTGAAGCCGAAATGCGCGTGGCGATGGCGCTCACCGGCTGCTCCAATATCGCCGACATAGACCAGAGCATTTTGGCCGGGAGGGACGTGAAATGA